The following proteins are co-located in the Bradyrhizobium barranii subsp. barranii genome:
- the tnpB gene encoding IS66 family insertion sequence element accessory protein TnpB (TnpB, as the term is used for proteins encoded by IS66 family insertion elements, is considered an accessory protein, since TnpC, encoded by a neighboring gene, is a DDE family transposase.) produces the protein MIALRSDLKVVLATQPVDFRKSVHTLSALVSEALRVNPYCGDVFVFRSKRMDRVKLLAWDGSGMVLVTKWLHQGHFTWPPIRDGVVHLSATQLAMLLDGLEWTRVSPKPVKQPAVVG, from the coding sequence GTGATTGCGCTACGCTCTGACCTCAAGGTGGTGCTGGCGACACAGCCGGTCGATTTCCGCAAGTCGGTGCATACGCTGTCGGCATTGGTGAGCGAAGCGCTGCGTGTGAACCCGTATTGTGGCGACGTCTTCGTGTTCCGCAGCAAACGCATGGACAGGGTGAAGCTTCTGGCGTGGGACGGCAGCGGCATGGTGCTGGTGACGAAGTGGTTGCACCAGGGGCACTTCACTTGGCCGCCGATCCGCGACGGCGTGGTGCATCTCAGTGCGACGCAGCTCGCGATGCTGCTCGACGGACTCGAGTGGACGCGCGTCTCACCCAAGCCTGTGAAGCAGCCGGCCGTTGTCGGCTGA
- the tnpA gene encoding IS66-like element accessory protein TnpA, translated as MANAMLDARQEDDSYRRVEVITGERRRRRWTGEEKARIVAESFGEGANISEVARRNGVSRGLLTVWRRQVAAAVVVGKAPNFVPIQIGAESGSGTAGEPERISRLQTKPLEIAAPPAKVCGVVEIEVNGARIRVEPGVELATLSTVLAALRGIR; from the coding sequence ATGGCAAATGCCATGCTTGATGCCAGGCAGGAAGATGACTCCTATCGTCGCGTCGAAGTGATCACTGGGGAGCGCCGACGGCGTCGGTGGACGGGCGAGGAGAAGGCCCGGATCGTGGCGGAGAGCTTTGGGGAGGGTGCGAACATCTCCGAGGTTGCGCGGCGCAACGGCGTTTCGCGGGGGCTGCTTACGGTGTGGCGACGCCAAGTTGCGGCGGCGGTGGTGGTGGGCAAGGCGCCGAACTTCGTGCCAATCCAAATTGGTGCCGAGAGCGGTAGCGGGACAGCCGGCGAGCCCGAGCGTATTTCGCGGCTACAGACGAAGCCTTTGGAGATCGCCGCGCCGCCGGCCAAGGTTTGCGGAGTTGTCGAGATCGAGGTGAACGGGGCGCGCATCCGGGTCGAGCCGGGCGTGGAGCTGGCGACGCTGTCGACCGTGCTGGCGGCGCTTCGGGGCATCCGGTGA